CATTCCGCACCAGTGACTTGGCTGACTTTTGTCAGAGTGGCGGTATCTACCTGTATGCCAACCAGCAAGGGTGCGACGGAGATAGACTTTACTACGATGGATGCGCGATGATAGTTATCAATGGGAGCATTGTGGCTCAAGGCTCACAGTTCTCTCTGAATGACGTTGAAGTGGTCACGGCAACTGTGGATATCGAAGAAGTATGCCAACGAACCCTATGCTATCCTTCAGTACACTAAACGAGATAGGTGCGAACATACCGCAGCACAGCGAGCAGAAATATGCAGGCTAGCAAACAGACCCCCTTTGTCCGCCTTGATCTTGACATGCGTTTATCTCGGAccgatgaagatgctgaTCCTGGCCTTGCGCCCTCTGATGCACTCGAGCCGCGCTATCACgcgccagaggaagaaatcgcCTTGGGTCCTGCATGCTGGCTCTGGGATTATCTCCGAAGAAGCGGCGCTGCCGGATTCTTCCTTCCTCTAAGTGGTGGAATCGATAGTTGCGCTACTGCAGTCATTGTCCACTCAATGTGTCGAGAGGTCATCAAAGCTGTCTCGGAAGGGAATGAGCAAGTCATCAAAGATGTTCGACGACTATGCGCGGAACCTGCCGACTCGACCTGGATCCCAACCACGAGCCAGGAAGTTTGCAAGTATGATCTATCACTTCAATTTTAACTCTATAGATGTAACTGACTCTTTTAGTCGCATATTCCACACCAGCTTCATGGGCACCCAGAACTCGAGCAAAGAAACAAGAGACCGGGCGAAAGAGCTTGCTGTCGAGATCGGGTCGTACCACATCGACTTTAATTTTGATACTGTCGTGACTGCTCTTACGAACCTGTTTACTGTCGTAACCAACTTCCAACCAAAGTTCAAGGTCCACGGTGGTAGTCGGGCAGAGAACCAGGCACTGCAGAACATTCAGGCTCGTCTGAGAATGGTACTATCTTACCTATTCGCGTCACTGCTACCCACAGTTCGCCAGCGCcctggtggaggtggactCCTTGTTCTGGCATCGTCCAATGTTGATGGTTAGTGCCATATCCCAAATATTGGTTGGATCATATACTAACAATTCCTAGAATGGTACGCTCCCCGGTCCACTCTACACACCTAGCCGATATCGACCCTTGGGTTATCAATACTGACAAGCAACATCTAGTTTACGAGGCTATCTAACAAAGTACGACGCCAGCAGCGCCGAC
This sequence is a window from Aspergillus puulaauensis MK2 DNA, chromosome 6, nearly complete sequence. Protein-coding genes within it:
- the QNS1 gene encoding glutamine-dependent NAD(+) synthetase (COG:H;~EggNog:ENOG410PGZM;~InterPro:IPR022310,IPR036526,IPR003694,IPR014729, IPR014445,IPR003010;~PFAM:PF02540,PF00795;~antiSMASH:Cluster_6.4;~go_component: GO:0005737 - cytoplasm [Evidence IEA];~go_function: GO:0003952 - NAD+ synthase (glutamine-hydrolyzing) activity [Evidence IEA];~go_function: GO:0004359 - glutaminase activity [Evidence IEA];~go_function: GO:0005524 - ATP binding [Evidence IEA];~go_process: GO:0006807 - nitrogen compound metabolic process [Evidence IEA];~go_process: GO:0009435 - NAD biosynthetic process [Evidence IEA]) yields the protein MGRLVTLATCSLNQWALDWEGNAERIIESIRQAKAAGATLRVGPELEISGYGALDGFMEGDTFLHSWEMLARIIDHPDCQDIVVDVGMPVRHRNVRYNCRVIFYNRNIILIRPKMWLANDGNYREMRHFTPWQRPQEVEDYYLESIVGKITGQYKVPFGDAVISTRDTCLGLETCEELFTPNGPHIPYGLAGVEIISNSSGSHHELKKLDTRINLITQATKLSGGIYLYANQQGCDGDRLYYDGCAMIVINGSIVAQGSQFSLNDVEVVTATVDIEEVRTYRSTASRNMQASKQTPFVRLDLDMRLSRTDEDADPGLAPSDALEPRYHAPEEEIALGPACWLWDYLRRSGAAGFFLPLSGGIDSCATAVIVHSMCREVIKAVSEGNEQVIKDVRRLCAEPADSTWIPTTSQEVCNRIFHTSFMGTQNSSKETRDRAKELAVEIGSYHIDFNFDTVVTALTNLFTVVTNFQPKFKVHGGSRAENQALQNIQARLRMVLSYLFASLLPTVRQRPGGGGLLVLASSNVDEWYAPRSTLHT